The following are from one region of the Syntrophorhabdales bacterium genome:
- a CDS encoding TRAP transporter large permease subunit: MNISIFIMGMFLTPATKILIVVPIVYPILQKLGISGIHFGILMTINMELAFLMPPIGMHLYVMSAVCKEPLNEVVKGVLPFFLLLLVGMFVITYIPWISLVFLKH; encoded by the coding sequence TCATGAACATCTCCATTTTCATCATGGGAATGTTTTTGACGCCTGCAACGAAAATTCTGATCGTGGTGCCAATCGTCTATCCCATTCTGCAGAAGCTGGGAATCAGCGGCATCCACTTCGGGATCCTGATGACGATCAATATGGAGCTTGCGTTTCTCATGCCGCCCATCGGCATGCATCTTTATGTCATGAGTGCGGTCTGCAAGGAGCCGCTCAACGAGGTGGTCAAAGGCGTGCTGCCTTTCTTCCTCCTGCTCCTCGTAGGCATGTTTGTCATTACCTATATTCCGTGGATAA